Proteins encoded together in one Nostoc sp. PCC 7524 window:
- the phnD gene encoding phosphate/phosphite/phosphonate ABC transporter substrate-binding protein gives MSKNTAMKRRNLIKYSFLFITGCTASTSAINNGSEQSSKLPKALKFAVTDVTGIEDLKRDFGEFCTVLEAILGIKIELFPVENPTAAAPALLSGNLDIAFAGPSEYLILHSRAKAVPVVGVKRKNYHPIFVVRADSNIKTLDQLKGKTIAMRKIGSTSGHIAPTSLLIEAGLDPKTDFKTVMLDNKGGKALKTGEVDAWALSSDRYKNVLESEGLLDTDFKIILKGPELPSDVFVVSNQLASSFVENLRSQMLKNQDKLIQSMVTAQANRKYVGSQMTIANDADYNMIREVYQKIGQDSFLK, from the coding sequence TTGTCTAAAAATACAGCTATGAAACGGCGTAATTTAATTAAGTATTCATTCTTGTTTATTACTGGCTGTACAGCAAGTACAAGTGCTATTAATAATGGTTCCGAACAATCATCTAAGTTACCTAAAGCCCTAAAGTTTGCTGTTACAGATGTGACTGGAATTGAAGATTTAAAAAGAGATTTTGGAGAATTTTGTACGGTTTTAGAAGCAATATTAGGCATTAAAATAGAATTATTCCCTGTAGAAAACCCCACAGCAGCAGCACCAGCCTTATTATCAGGGAATTTAGATATTGCATTTGCAGGACCATCAGAGTACCTAATTTTACATTCTAGGGCTAAAGCAGTTCCTGTAGTTGGAGTTAAACGTAAAAATTACCATCCTATTTTTGTTGTGCGTGCAGATAGCAACATTAAAACATTAGATCAATTAAAAGGCAAAACAATTGCTATGCGTAAAATAGGCTCAACTTCTGGACATATTGCACCTACCAGTTTACTAATAGAAGCAGGATTAGATCCCAAAACTGATTTCAAAACTGTCATGTTAGATAACAAAGGAGGAAAAGCCTTAAAAACAGGTGAAGTCGATGCTTGGGCTTTATCATCTGATAGATACAAAAATGTTCTAGAATCTGAAGGTTTATTAGATACAGATTTTAAAATAATCCTCAAAGGACCGGAACTACCCAGCGATGTCTTTGTTGTTAGTAATCAATTAGCATCTAGCTTTGTAGAAAACCTGCGATCGCAGATGCTGAAAAATCAAGATAAACTCATTCAAAGTATGGTAACTGCTCAGGCTAATCGTAAGTATGTAGGCAGTCAAATGACTATAGCAAATGATGCTGATTATAATATGATTCGTGAAGTTTATCAAAAGATTGGACAAGACAGTTTCTTAAAATAG
- a CDS encoding sensor histidine kinase, which translates to MIDISFNKLRNNCLRLVSGFSYNWSITKKIGYSYTIVIGTTLIGIISGSLIAYYYELAAYKKLNLSYQQQYLLKDLENDVTRARLHPQRLFSVLEDSVWLEFEKNRFLTDVNHIKQQLSEIENFANNHSQDLATDFQTFHNLLKAYKENIELYNKNIQHLWKEIESIESNDLPLNKLLSFLKEKEIINIDVTFEQKSDELTQMIIYAEKQQQQASKSFNDARNLRLQLVGISILLSTAIAAMIALLTSRLIARPLQSVTNIAKKITQESNFRLRAKISSHDEIGTLANSLNQLVEWVGDYTEALEISRQTLEQRVEERTHELQQAQHTLEQRVEERTQELKITLKELQETQGQLIQTEKMSSLGQMVAGIAHEINNPVNFIYGNIECADGYIKDLLHLVNLYQQQYPDPDFIIADTIEEIDLNFISKDLVNLLASMKMGAQRIREIVLSLRNFSRLDEADMKDVDIHEGIDNTLLILNYRLKLGVEVIKEYGKLPLIECYPAQLNQVFMNIISNAIDALLDYSNQVNKQITILTTKLDHNHIKVQIHDNGPGIPPEIIKRLFDPFFTTKPVGKGTGLGLSICYKIIEKHQGKIEVLSEPSQGTDFIIILPIKTELN; encoded by the coding sequence ATGATAGATATTAGCTTCAATAAATTAAGAAATAATTGTCTGCGTTTAGTAAGTGGTTTTAGCTATAATTGGAGTATCACTAAAAAAATTGGTTATAGCTATACTATTGTTATTGGCACTACTTTAATAGGCATAATTAGCGGTTCATTGATTGCATACTATTATGAACTAGCCGCTTACAAAAAATTAAACTTATCTTATCAGCAGCAATATCTTTTAAAAGATTTAGAGAATGATGTAACAAGAGCTAGATTACATCCTCAAAGATTATTTAGCGTTCTAGAAGATTCAGTTTGGTTAGAGTTTGAAAAAAATAGATTTTTGACAGATGTTAATCATATTAAGCAGCAATTATCCGAAATAGAGAACTTTGCTAATAATCATTCCCAAGATTTAGCAACGGATTTTCAAACTTTCCATAATCTATTAAAAGCATATAAAGAAAATATAGAATTATATAATAAAAATATTCAACACCTCTGGAAAGAAATAGAATCCATAGAATCAAATGATTTACCCTTAAACAAGCTCTTATCTTTTCTGAAAGAAAAGGAAATTATTAATATTGATGTTACATTTGAGCAAAAATCAGATGAATTAACTCAAATGATTATCTATGCAGAAAAACAACAACAGCAAGCCAGTAAGAGTTTTAATGATGCCAGGAATTTAAGATTACAGTTGGTTGGTATCAGTATATTATTATCTACTGCGATCGCAGCAATGATTGCTTTGTTAACCAGTCGTTTAATTGCTCGTCCCCTACAATCAGTGACAAACATTGCCAAAAAAATTACTCAAGAATCAAATTTTCGACTCAGAGCTAAGATTAGTAGTCATGATGAAATAGGAACTCTAGCAAATTCTTTAAATCAATTAGTAGAATGGGTGGGAGATTATACGGAAGCTTTGGAAATTTCACGCCAAACTTTAGAGCAACGCGTAGAAGAACGTACTCATGAACTGCAACAAGCTCAACATACTTTAGAACAGCGAGTAGAAGAACGTACTCAAGAATTAAAAATAACACTAAAAGAATTACAAGAAACCCAAGGACAACTTATTCAAACAGAAAAAATGTCATCCCTTGGGCAAATGGTTGCAGGTATAGCCCACGAAATTAATAATCCTGTTAATTTTATTTATGGCAATATTGAATGTGCAGATGGTTATATCAAGGATTTACTACATTTAGTAAACTTATATCAGCAACAGTATCCTGATCCAGATTTTATCATTGCAGATACAATAGAAGAAATTGACCTCAACTTTATTAGCAAAGATTTAGTAAATCTCCTCGCTTCTATGAAAATGGGCGCTCAACGTATCAGAGAAATTGTCTTATCTCTGCGTAACTTCTCCCGTTTAGATGAAGCTGATATGAAAGATGTAGATATTCATGAAGGTATTGATAATACTCTCTTAATTCTTAATTATCGGTTGAAATTAGGAGTTGAAGTAATTAAAGAATATGGAAAATTACCATTAATTGAATGTTATCCAGCGCAACTCAACCAAGTTTTTATGAATATCATTAGTAATGCAATAGATGCTTTACTAGATTACAGTAACCAAGTTAACAAACAAATTACTATATTGACAACTAAATTAGATCACAACCATATCAAAGTACAAATTCATGATAACGGGCCGGGAATTCCACCAGAGATTATCAAAAGATTGTTTGATCCTTTTTTCACAACTAAGCCAGTCGGCAAAGGTACAGGTTTAGGCTTGAGTATATGCTACAAAATCATTGAAAAACACCAAGGTAAAATAGAAGTATTATCTGAACCATCTCAAGGTACTGACTTTATAATTATCTTGCCCATTAAAACAGAACTTAATTAG
- a CDS encoding NADAR family protein, protein MTIYFYTVNEQYGCFSNFSAHGFVLDDLYWYTSEHYFQAQKFVGTLHVEQIRLAKTPKQAANMGRERKRPLRPDWEQVKDNIMREAVLCKFATHADIKEILLATGNEEIVENSPIDYYWGCGADGSGKNMLGIILMEVREILRTTDNTKVRNTTVH, encoded by the coding sequence ATGACCATATATTTTTATACCGTTAATGAACAGTATGGTTGTTTCTCCAACTTCTCTGCCCACGGATTTGTGTTGGATGATTTATATTGGTATACGAGCGAACACTATTTTCAAGCCCAAAAGTTTGTAGGTACGCTTCATGTAGAACAAATTCGCCTAGCGAAAACTCCCAAACAAGCAGCCAATATGGGACGTGAAAGAAAACGTCCTCTACGTCCTGACTGGGAACAAGTAAAAGATAATATCATGAGGGAAGCGGTGTTATGCAAATTTGCTACCCATGCAGATATTAAAGAAATTTTACTTGCCACTGGTAATGAGGAAATTGTTGAGAATTCACCCATTGACTATTACTGGGGTTGCGGTGCTGATGGTAGTGGTAAAAATATGTTGGGCATAATTTTAATGGAAGTGAGAGAAATACTGCGAACAACAGACAACACCAAAGTCAGAAACACTACTGTACATTAA
- a CDS encoding class I SAM-dependent methyltransferase has translation MQRKLEPEVMDSWEEAIEYDAMDFTEVNTAFAEEAVILGPPAQGLVLDAGTGPGRIPILMCKIRPQWQFIAIDMAKNMLQIAANNVQQAGLQSQIRLELVDAKNLPYGDDIFDLVVSNSLVHHLPNPLLFFKELQRVTKPNGGIFLRDLFRPQDEATINALVTSIGNEYNDDQKKLFRDSLHAALTLDEVNQLITTAGLVGLQVYQSSDRHWTAKRSWTPTH, from the coding sequence ATGCAGAGAAAATTAGAACCAGAAGTGATGGATAGCTGGGAAGAAGCAATTGAGTATGATGCTATGGATTTCACAGAAGTAAATACTGCTTTTGCGGAAGAAGCCGTTATTCTCGGCCCGCCAGCACAAGGACTGGTGTTAGATGCTGGTACTGGCCCTGGTAGGATTCCTATTTTGATGTGTAAAATCCGTCCTCAGTGGCAATTTATTGCTATTGATATGGCTAAAAATATGTTGCAAATTGCTGCCAATAATGTGCAGCAGGCTGGTTTGCAATCACAAATTCGCCTGGAATTGGTAGATGCGAAAAACTTACCTTATGGGGATGACATTTTTGATTTGGTTGTCTCTAATAGTCTTGTCCACCATTTACCCAATCCCCTGCTGTTCTTTAAAGAATTACAGCGCGTTACCAAACCAAACGGCGGAATTTTTCTGCGCGATTTATTTCGTCCACAGGATGAAGCAACTATCAATGCTTTAGTGACAAGCATTGGTAACGAATACAACGACGATCAAAAGAAATTATTTCGAGATTCTCTTCATGCTGCACTGACTTTAGATGAGGTGAATCAGCTAATTACTACAGCTGGTTTAGTTGGATTGCAGGTTTATCAATCAAGCGATCGCCATTGGACTGCTAAACGCAGTTGGACTCCAACTCATTAA